Proteins from a single region of Alloscardovia omnicolens:
- a CDS encoding dihydroorotate dehydrogenase electron transfer subunit yields MTAETFLKTNPEGKAYLPSRRTVEIVGHELLTPSIVRLTVRDEYIAHHAQAAQFANLYSKNAQQISPRPFGIAQVSGDEVSFIFAVVGEGTAEFRDMSVGDSIDILGPLGKPFDMSAPGRYLTIGGGLGVPPVLHAAQKLAQRDDATCTAMYGYRDVHFADDYAAQYCDEVRSIDNAQGNVIDLLNQWLNEQSDDADLSDVHILTCGPHPMMKAVATWAREHGVHTQMSLEERMGCGYGTCVVCITPTIDGNKKVCIDGPVFTREELGWN; encoded by the coding sequence ATGACTGCTGAAACATTCCTCAAAACGAATCCAGAAGGCAAAGCCTACCTTCCATCTCGACGCACTGTTGAGATTGTGGGGCATGAACTGCTCACGCCTTCTATCGTGCGTTTAACCGTGCGCGATGAATATATTGCTCACCATGCTCAAGCTGCACAATTTGCCAACTTATACTCGAAAAATGCTCAACAGATTTCGCCTCGTCCTTTTGGTATTGCCCAAGTTAGCGGCGATGAGGTGAGTTTTATTTTCGCTGTGGTCGGCGAAGGTACTGCAGAATTTCGTGATATGAGTGTGGGCGATTCTATTGATATTCTTGGACCTTTAGGTAAGCCTTTTGATATGAGCGCTCCAGGGCGTTATCTCACTATTGGAGGCGGTTTAGGAGTACCACCTGTGCTCCATGCAGCACAAAAACTTGCACAACGTGACGATGCCACGTGCACTGCTATGTATGGGTATCGCGATGTTCATTTTGCTGATGATTATGCGGCGCAATATTGTGATGAGGTGCGCAGTATTGATAATGCTCAAGGCAATGTTATCGACTTGCTCAATCAGTGGCTCAATGAGCAGAGCGACGATGCTGATTTGTCTGATGTGCATATTCTCACGTGCGGCCCACATCCTATGATGAAAGCCGTGGCAACATGGGCGCGTGAGCATGGTGTACATACTCAGATGAGTTTAGAAGAGCGCATGGGATGTGGGTACGGAACGTGCGTAGTGTGTATTACGCCAACGATTGACGGCAATAAAAAAGTATGTATTGACGGTCCGGTCTTTACTCGCGAAGAATTGGGATGGAACTAA
- a CDS encoding dihydroorotate dehydrogenase, with the protein MFDATKPYTFTHGTVVAGIPWKSPIGTAAGTYNLDACSVYYNPATIGAVSTKGVSPVPWEGNPAPRTAETPAGTVNSVGLQNPGVDHYLVDDLPRLKAMGATVVSNVAGHSDDDFAQVVEKLAQSPADMLEINVSCPNVKSGTSVGKDPVALAHLLQRLRPLTDKPLIIKLTPNVDDVVPIARAAIENGADAVSLINTFVGMRIDTRTGKPILANITGGVSGPAVHPMAVAMVYKIRQTFHDFPIIAMGGTFTGEDALEFLFAGANAVEVGSAALVDPAAPVRIACELEELLDERPELAAALAEGNNWININDNKGEYRECIN; encoded by the coding sequence ATGTTTGACGCAACCAAACCATATACTTTCACGCATGGCACTGTTGTAGCTGGTATTCCATGGAAAAGTCCTATTGGTACTGCTGCCGGCACATATAATCTGGATGCGTGCTCTGTTTATTACAATCCCGCTACGATTGGAGCAGTTTCTACTAAAGGCGTATCACCTGTGCCGTGGGAAGGGAATCCCGCTCCTCGTACTGCAGAAACTCCAGCCGGAACTGTGAATTCAGTAGGTTTGCAAAATCCTGGTGTGGATCATTATTTAGTTGACGATTTGCCTCGCTTGAAAGCTATGGGAGCAACTGTGGTGTCTAATGTGGCAGGTCACAGCGATGATGATTTTGCTCAGGTGGTTGAAAAGCTGGCACAATCGCCTGCAGATATGTTAGAAATCAATGTGAGCTGCCCGAATGTGAAATCAGGAACTTCAGTAGGAAAAGATCCTGTTGCTTTGGCTCATCTTCTCCAGCGTTTGCGTCCGCTCACAGACAAGCCGCTCATTATTAAGCTGACACCTAATGTGGATGATGTAGTACCTATTGCACGTGCTGCTATTGAGAATGGCGCTGATGCTGTATCGTTGATTAACACGTTTGTGGGAATGCGTATTGATACACGCACAGGCAAGCCGATTTTAGCTAATATTACTGGTGGAGTTTCCGGTCCTGCAGTTCACCCTATGGCAGTGGCTATGGTCTATAAAATCCGTCAAACTTTCCACGATTTTCCTATTATTGCTATGGGAGGCACTTTTACTGGAGAAGATGCCTTAGAATTTCTGTTTGCCGGTGCGAATGCAGTTGAAGTGGGTTCTGCAGCTTTAGTTGATCCTGCTGCTCCCGTACGTATTGCCTGTGAATTGGAAGAGCTTCTCGATGAACGTCCAGAACTTGCAGCAGCTTTAGCTGAAGGTAATAACTGGATTAATATCAATGACAATAAGGGAGAATATCGTGAGTGCATCAACTGA
- a CDS encoding ABC-F family ATP-binding cassette domain-containing protein, with the protein MGISAQGLEIRIGARQLLAPTDFHVSAGDRIGLVGRNGAGKTTLTRVITGDMLPAAGKVTYSGKLGYLPQDTHAADPEQTALDRIMSARDIAAIVSRIRKAERDMTNPDPDIMAKAMRRYDKAMQDFENADGYSAQSDATVMAESLGINQEVLPRTLGTLSGGQRRRIELARILFSNADTLILDEPTNHLDADSIEWLKKYLKSYAGGFLVISHSTELLGETVNKVWHLDAQRAQIDMYSLGWAAYLKQRAVDEERRRREREVAQKKAERLMQQGIRLHAKATKAVAAQNMMRRAEKLLESTEPMRKKEKVADLRFPTPAPCGRTPIMAEDISKAFGSNIVFAGINLAVDKGSRVVILGYNGAGKTTTLRILAGVDAPDTGEVKLGHGAKIGYFAQEHDTLNTSATVLENLQSVAPELDDTQARTILGSFLFSGDDVMKPAGVLSGGEKTRLALATLVTSKANVLLLDEPTNNLDPASRDEILSAIAKYEGAIVLVTHDEGAVQALNPDRVLLLPDGDEDLWNDSYYDLVALE; encoded by the coding sequence ATGGGTATTTCAGCTCAGGGTTTAGAAATTCGTATTGGCGCTCGCCAGCTCCTTGCTCCAACTGATTTTCACGTGTCTGCAGGAGACCGTATTGGACTTGTTGGTCGCAATGGTGCTGGTAAAACGACGCTTACCCGCGTGATTACTGGCGATATGCTTCCTGCAGCTGGAAAAGTGACGTATTCGGGTAAGTTGGGTTATTTACCGCAGGATACTCATGCTGCTGATCCTGAACAAACAGCGTTAGATCGTATTATGTCTGCGCGTGATATTGCTGCGATTGTGTCACGCATTCGTAAAGCTGAACGCGATATGACTAATCCAGATCCAGATATTATGGCAAAAGCTATGCGCCGTTATGATAAAGCGATGCAGGATTTTGAGAATGCCGACGGTTATTCTGCACAATCTGATGCCACGGTTATGGCAGAAAGTTTAGGCATTAATCAGGAAGTTTTGCCACGCACATTAGGAACACTGTCGGGCGGTCAGCGTCGACGCATTGAGTTAGCTCGTATTCTGTTTTCTAACGCCGACACCTTGATTTTAGATGAGCCGACAAACCATTTGGATGCTGATTCTATTGAATGGTTAAAGAAGTATTTGAAAAGTTATGCCGGTGGTTTCCTCGTTATTTCCCACTCCACTGAACTGTTGGGTGAAACTGTTAATAAGGTGTGGCATTTGGATGCTCAACGTGCACAAATAGATATGTATTCTCTGGGATGGGCAGCGTATTTAAAGCAGCGTGCAGTTGATGAGGAACGCCGTCGCCGCGAGCGCGAAGTGGCTCAGAAAAAAGCTGAGCGTTTAATGCAGCAAGGAATTCGACTTCATGCGAAAGCTACGAAGGCAGTGGCTGCACAGAATATGATGCGTCGCGCTGAGAAACTTTTGGAATCTACGGAACCGATGCGTAAGAAGGAGAAGGTAGCTGATTTACGCTTCCCTACTCCGGCCCCATGTGGACGTACTCCGATTATGGCTGAAGATATTTCGAAAGCTTTTGGATCTAATATTGTGTTTGCTGGCATTAATTTAGCTGTGGATAAGGGTTCGCGCGTTGTTATTTTAGGGTATAACGGTGCGGGTAAGACCACGACTTTGCGTATTTTAGCGGGCGTGGATGCGCCGGATACGGGTGAAGTGAAGCTGGGGCATGGCGCTAAGATTGGTTATTTTGCGCAGGAACATGACACTTTGAATACGTCTGCAACTGTTTTAGAAAATTTGCAGTCTGTGGCTCCTGAACTTGATGATACGCAAGCGCGCACTATTTTGGGTAGTTTCTTGTTCTCTGGTGATGATGTGATGAAACCTGCTGGAGTGCTTTCCGGCGGTGAAAAAACTCGTCTAGCATTGGCTACTCTAGTCACGTCTAAAGCTAATGTGTTATTGCTTGATGAGCCGACTAACAACTTGGATCCTGCTTCGCGTGATGAAATTTTGAGCGCTATTGCCAAATATGAGGGTGCTATTGTGCTGGTAACCCACGATGAGGGTGCGGTGCAAGCCCTCAACCCTGATCGTGTGCTTCTTCTGCCTGATGGTGATGAAGACTTATGGAATGATTCTTACTATGATTTGGTTGCTTTAGAGTAA
- a CDS encoding LysR family transcriptional regulator: MTLLQLQYIVKIVECGSMNEASHALYISQPALSSAVKELEKEMGIEIFTRSSQGIALTVDGVEFLQYARQILDQTELMKERYKNTKPRKQLCQVSTQHYMFAVEAFVDMINSSDSEEYEFSIREDRTRDIIESVANMRSEIGILYTSDFNRNVINKLLREKHLEFHPLFTAGLHVFISRENPLAHRKTISMEDLKPYPFIQFEQGEEGSFYFAEEACWPEYASKQINVTDRATILNFIVGLNGYTISSGIDNEDLNTEKIVTIPLESDDRMLVGWITNERARLSHAAQTYVEKLKEVIHRHGYETIED; encoded by the coding sequence ATGACACTTCTTCAGCTTCAATACATTGTGAAAATTGTGGAATGCGGTTCCATGAACGAAGCATCCCACGCTTTATATATTTCTCAGCCTGCTCTAAGCTCAGCGGTTAAAGAACTCGAGAAAGAAATGGGTATTGAAATTTTTACCCGTTCTTCTCAAGGTATTGCTTTAACTGTTGATGGTGTTGAATTCCTACAGTATGCTCGTCAGATTCTTGATCAGACAGAGCTGATGAAGGAACGCTACAAGAATACGAAGCCTCGTAAACAGCTTTGCCAAGTATCTACCCAGCATTACATGTTCGCAGTTGAAGCGTTTGTGGATATGATTAACTCGTCTGATTCTGAAGAATATGAGTTTTCTATTCGTGAAGATCGCACACGTGACATTATTGAGTCTGTAGCTAATATGCGTTCAGAAATTGGTATCCTGTACACCTCTGATTTCAATCGTAATGTGATTAACAAACTTTTGCGTGAAAAGCATTTGGAATTCCATCCTCTCTTTACCGCAGGGTTGCACGTATTTATTTCACGTGAAAATCCATTAGCACATCGCAAGACGATTAGTATGGAGGATTTGAAACCGTACCCATTTATTCAGTTTGAGCAAGGTGAAGAAGGCAGCTTCTATTTCGCTGAAGAAGCCTGCTGGCCAGAATACGCGTCAAAACAGATTAACGTGACCGACCGTGCTACGATTTTGAACTTTATTGTGGGATTGAACGGTTATACTATTTCGTCTGGTATTGATAATGAAGATTTGAATACAGAAAAAATCGTAACCATACCATTGGAATCTGATGACCGTATGCTCGTCGGATGGATTACTAATGAGCGCGCTCGCCTTTCTCATGCAGCGCAAACGTACGTAGAAAAGCTGAAGGAAGTAATTCATAGGCACGGTTATGAAACGATTGAAGATTAA
- the uvrA gene encoding excinuclease ABC subunit UvrA: MLVTQDIIIENLNDVPMDRKIVIQGAREHNLKNVDLEIPRNKMVVFTGLSGSGKSSLAFDTLFAEGQRRYVESLSAYARQFLGQMDKPDVDMINGLSPAVAIDQKTTNRNPRSTVGTITEVYDYLRLLFARTGVPHCPVCGELITAQTPQAIVDTLLKREDKTRFQLLAPVVRGRKGEFVELIDSLRTDGYSRALIDGKLVQLNSDIKLKKQNKHTIEVVIDRLALKEGIRQRLTDSVETALRLSHGLVIADFVDLDEKDPQRRQPFSENRSCPHGHDLELDEIEPRTFSFNAPYGACPECTGIGSKLEIDPELIVPDVTKSLAEGAIEPWNMSKTQSEYYQHLLEGLAEDLGFDMNTPWNKLDANVRDAIMHGHDFKVNVRYRNRWGRMREYTSGFEGVVRALMRRHDETDSENMRQYYEAYMREVPCQVCKGRRLKPEVLAVTVGDKSIIDVCDMPIARALDWINTLHLEGSAAQIATEIVKEIQARLGFLNNVGLTYLTLSRAAATLSGGEAQRIRLATQIGSGLVGVMYVLDEPSIGLHQRDNERLIQTLHELRDLGNTLVVVEHDEDTIITADWLVDIGPGAGEHGGEIIYSGPAGGITQAGRSITGAYIAGRRKIAIPSKRRRVYKTKNLRVVGARENNLKNLDVAFPLGVLTVVSGVSGSGKSTLVNSILYPVLADKLNGARLVPGKHIRVDGVDQVKKVIHVDQNPIGRTPRSNPATYTGVWDKIRNLLAKTPEAQVRGYGPGRFSFNVKGGRCEACHGDGTIKIEMNFLPDVYVDCEVCHGKRYNRETLEVTYNGKSVADILDMPIEEAARFFKAYPAIARYLDTLVDVGLGYIRLGQPAPTLSGGESQRVKLATELQKRSNGDTVYILDEPTTGLHFEDVNKLMVVLQGLVDKGNTVIVIEHNLDVIKSADWIIDMGPEGGDGGGTVVAEGTPEQVTDIADSWTGKFLKPLLARQ; this comes from the coding sequence ATGCTTGTGACACAAGATATTATTATTGAAAATTTGAACGATGTACCTATGGATCGCAAAATTGTTATTCAAGGCGCTCGCGAACATAATTTGAAGAATGTGGATTTGGAAATTCCACGCAATAAAATGGTTGTGTTTACCGGTTTGTCTGGTTCAGGTAAATCATCTTTGGCTTTTGACACACTCTTTGCTGAGGGGCAGCGCCGTTATGTGGAGTCTTTATCTGCGTATGCGCGTCAATTTTTAGGTCAGATGGATAAGCCAGATGTCGATATGATTAATGGTTTAAGTCCAGCTGTGGCTATTGATCAGAAAACCACAAATCGCAATCCTCGCTCTACTGTGGGAACAATTACAGAAGTTTACGATTATCTACGCTTGCTTTTTGCTCGCACTGGTGTTCCACATTGTCCTGTTTGCGGTGAATTAATTACTGCTCAAACTCCTCAAGCCATTGTTGACACGCTGCTTAAACGCGAAGATAAAACCCGTTTCCAGCTCTTAGCTCCTGTGGTGCGTGGACGCAAAGGCGAATTTGTAGAACTCATTGATAGTTTGCGCACTGATGGATATTCTCGTGCTTTGATTGACGGCAAACTCGTGCAGCTCAATTCAGATATTAAACTGAAAAAACAAAATAAGCACACAATTGAAGTAGTTATTGATCGTTTAGCACTGAAAGAAGGCATTCGTCAGCGTTTAACTGATTCTGTTGAAACAGCATTGCGCTTATCTCATGGTCTTGTTATTGCTGATTTCGTCGATCTTGATGAAAAAGATCCACAACGTCGTCAGCCTTTCTCAGAAAATCGCAGTTGCCCTCATGGTCATGACCTGGAGCTGGACGAAATTGAGCCACGCACTTTCTCCTTTAATGCCCCATATGGAGCATGCCCGGAATGTACAGGAATTGGTTCTAAACTCGAGATTGATCCTGAACTCATTGTGCCTGATGTCACCAAATCTTTAGCTGAAGGCGCTATTGAACCTTGGAATATGTCCAAAACCCAGTCTGAATACTATCAGCATTTACTTGAAGGACTAGCTGAAGACCTAGGCTTCGACATGAATACGCCGTGGAACAAGCTAGACGCGAATGTGCGCGATGCTATTATGCATGGTCATGATTTCAAAGTGAATGTGCGCTATAGAAACCGTTGGGGACGTATGCGCGAATACACATCAGGATTTGAAGGCGTGGTACGCGCTCTCATGCGCCGTCATGATGAAACCGATTCCGAAAATATGCGCCAATATTACGAAGCATATATGCGTGAAGTTCCATGCCAAGTATGCAAGGGACGCCGTCTTAAGCCAGAAGTTTTAGCCGTAACCGTAGGCGATAAATCCATTATTGACGTATGCGATATGCCTATTGCACGCGCTTTAGACTGGATTAACACATTGCATTTAGAAGGCTCAGCAGCACAAATTGCTACTGAAATCGTTAAAGAAATCCAAGCCCGACTCGGCTTCCTCAACAATGTTGGTTTAACCTATTTAACACTATCTCGTGCAGCCGCCACTTTGTCTGGTGGGGAAGCACAACGCATCCGTCTGGCCACTCAAATTGGTTCAGGTCTTGTAGGTGTAATGTATGTGCTTGACGAACCATCAATTGGATTACATCAGCGCGATAACGAACGCCTGATTCAAACATTGCATGAGCTACGCGACCTCGGCAATACTCTTGTTGTGGTTGAACATGATGAAGATACTATTATCACAGCAGACTGGCTTGTTGATATTGGTCCCGGAGCAGGTGAACACGGTGGAGAAATCATCTACTCAGGCCCTGCTGGCGGCATTACACAAGCAGGACGATCCATTACAGGAGCATACATTGCTGGACGTCGCAAAATTGCCATACCTAGCAAGCGTCGCCGCGTTTATAAAACGAAGAATTTGCGCGTGGTGGGCGCTCGCGAAAATAACTTGAAAAATTTGGATGTAGCATTCCCTCTTGGCGTGCTGACTGTGGTCAGTGGTGTTTCTGGTTCAGGTAAATCCACGCTCGTCAACTCTATTTTGTACCCTGTTCTGGCTGATAAGCTCAACGGCGCTCGCCTTGTTCCAGGAAAGCATATTCGTGTTGATGGCGTTGATCAGGTGAAAAAAGTTATTCACGTGGATCAAAATCCTATTGGCCGCACACCGCGATCGAACCCTGCAACATATACGGGTGTGTGGGATAAGATTCGAAACCTCTTAGCCAAAACTCCTGAAGCCCAGGTGCGCGGATATGGACCAGGCCGCTTCTCCTTTAATGTAAAAGGTGGTCGCTGCGAAGCCTGCCATGGTGACGGTACGATTAAAATTGAAATGAACTTCCTTCCTGACGTGTATGTGGATTGTGAAGTGTGCCATGGTAAGCGTTATAACCGTGAAACCTTGGAAGTCACCTATAATGGCAAATCTGTTGCTGATATTCTTGATATGCCGATTGAAGAGGCTGCACGATTCTTCAAAGCATATCCTGCTATCGCGCGTTACTTAGATACTCTTGTTGATGTTGGATTGGGTTATATTCGTTTAGGTCAGCCCGCTCCAACCTTATCTGGTGGTGAAAGTCAACGCGTGAAGTTGGCTACTGAACTTCAGAAGCGTTCTAATGGCGATACCGTATATATTTTGGATGAGCCAACTACAGGATTGCATTTTGAAGATGTTAATAAACTTATGGTTGTGCTTCAAGGTTTGGTTGATAAAGGCAATACCGTTATTGTTATTGAGCATAATTTGGATGTGATTAAATCTGCAGATTGGATTATTGATATGGGTCCTGAAGGCGGTGACGGCGGCGGTACTGTTGTAGCTGAAGGCACACCAGAACAGGTCACAGATATTGCAGATAGCTGGACGGGTAAATTCCTTAAACCACTTTTAGCTCGTCAATAA
- the uvrC gene encoding excinuclease ABC subunit UvrC, which translates to MSSMIEKHSPGVWRKTAQALVTNNAEQMPDVNSSGVNANGAPLLGDTRDLFRPKTSDIPTNPGVYKWRDEDGRVIYVGKAKNLRNRLSNYFQPLNRLHPRTQNMVLTARSLEWTVVGTELESLTLEYTWIKEFDPRFNVVFRDDKTYPYVAISIKEEYPRVWVTRNKNNRKARYFGPYAKVWNMRQTLDSMLHAYPVRTCAPSIFNKAQKTGRPCLLGHIGKCSAPCVGRISAAEHRAMSEQLVAILTGRLGSSFRKTLEAHMKEASAELEFEKAAKLRDQIAALDSVLEQNAVVFSTDVDADIIGIDTDELEASVHTFFVRAGTIRGERGWSVERVEDVDDAELLSDLITQVYSAAIEENRSTATDSSDVTDSADASSIVVSENRSALAPTQQATATDSTRRAQATKQRREREDMTGRSDLLSPISPIPREIITPFAPDRQQELEAWLSAMRGSMVTIRVAERGEKKTLLDRALANAQQSLKRSKASRVTDLAARSEALKDIADALMLDKAPLRIECFDISNASGGSFQVASMVVFEDGIAKKNYYRHFAIRGADGRGAVDDTAAIYETLTRRFKHGNISGDTGESLEDEQRAAKAHEQSADGSQEQVADKEQNVVQQDTNRRRFAYKPNLIVVDGGQPQVKAAQRALHDCGVDDVAVCGLAKKLEEVWLPDDDYPVILKRQSEGMYLLQRVRDESHRFAITYHRKTRRKGALRSALDDIPGIGPSFQKKLLNHFGSVRAMRGASIEEFMAVPGVGRSKAEVLYNSLHTEQSDD; encoded by the coding sequence ATGAGTTCCATGATTGAAAAGCATTCACCCGGAGTGTGGAGAAAAACAGCTCAAGCATTGGTAACAAACAATGCTGAGCAGATGCCTGATGTCAATTCCTCTGGCGTGAATGCTAATGGTGCTCCTTTGCTCGGCGATACGCGCGACCTCTTTCGTCCTAAAACATCGGATATTCCTACCAATCCTGGGGTGTATAAATGGCGTGATGAAGATGGTCGAGTAATTTACGTGGGTAAAGCGAAAAACCTGCGTAACCGGTTATCGAATTATTTTCAGCCCTTGAACCGTTTACATCCCCGTACCCAAAATATGGTTCTTACTGCACGCAGTCTTGAATGGACTGTGGTGGGTACAGAATTAGAATCTCTAACGTTAGAGTACACGTGGATTAAAGAATTTGATCCGCGCTTTAATGTTGTTTTTCGGGATGATAAAACCTACCCTTATGTTGCTATTTCTATTAAAGAAGAATACCCACGTGTGTGGGTGACGCGTAATAAGAACAATCGGAAAGCACGCTATTTCGGACCATACGCCAAAGTATGGAATATGCGTCAAACACTTGATTCCATGCTCCACGCGTATCCTGTGCGCACTTGTGCTCCGTCTATTTTTAATAAAGCACAGAAAACTGGGCGTCCCTGCTTGTTAGGGCATATTGGTAAATGTTCAGCACCGTGCGTAGGTAGAATTTCTGCTGCAGAGCACCGCGCTATGAGTGAGCAATTGGTGGCGATTTTAACCGGGCGTTTGGGCTCGTCATTCCGTAAGACATTAGAAGCTCACATGAAAGAGGCGAGCGCTGAGCTTGAGTTTGAAAAAGCTGCAAAACTGCGCGATCAAATAGCGGCTTTAGATTCCGTTTTAGAGCAGAATGCGGTTGTTTTCTCCACAGATGTAGATGCAGACATTATTGGCATTGATACTGATGAGTTAGAAGCAAGCGTGCATACTTTCTTTGTGCGTGCGGGAACAATTCGCGGTGAACGTGGATGGTCTGTTGAGCGCGTTGAAGATGTGGATGATGCTGAACTGCTCAGCGATTTGATTACTCAAGTGTATTCGGCTGCAATAGAGGAGAACCGTTCAACCGCGACTGATTCATCTGATGTAACTGATTCTGCTGATGCGTCCTCCATTGTTGTATCGGAAAATAGAAGTGCTTTAGCTCCCACTCAGCAAGCTACTGCTACCGATAGTACTCGTCGCGCTCAAGCCACAAAACAACGTCGAGAACGCGAGGATATGACTGGTCGCAGTGATTTACTTTCACCGATTTCTCCTATTCCACGTGAAATTATCACGCCTTTTGCGCCTGATCGTCAGCAAGAGTTGGAAGCATGGTTGTCTGCTATGCGTGGCTCTATGGTAACAATTCGTGTGGCTGAGCGAGGAGAAAAGAAGACTTTGCTTGACCGTGCTCTTGCTAATGCTCAGCAAAGTTTGAAACGTTCTAAAGCGAGCCGTGTAACCGACCTCGCTGCACGCTCTGAGGCGCTGAAAGATATTGCTGATGCGTTGATGCTGGATAAGGCTCCTTTGCGCATAGAGTGTTTTGATATTTCTAATGCTTCAGGTGGTTCATTCCAAGTAGCCTCTATGGTGGTTTTTGAAGATGGTATAGCCAAGAAAAATTATTATCGTCATTTCGCTATTCGAGGTGCTGATGGGCGGGGAGCAGTAGACGATACGGCAGCTATTTATGAAACCTTGACTAGACGTTTTAAGCATGGCAATATTTCCGGCGATACCGGAGAGAGTTTGGAAGATGAACAGCGCGCAGCCAAAGCGCACGAGCAGAGTGCGGACGGTTCACAAGAACAGGTTGCTGACAAAGAGCAGAATGTGGTTCAACAAGACACCAACCGTCGTCGGTTCGCGTATAAGCCAAATCTCATTGTTGTTGATGGTGGGCAGCCACAGGTCAAGGCTGCACAACGTGCGCTTCATGACTGTGGCGTGGACGATGTGGCTGTATGTGGTTTGGCTAAAAAGTTAGAAGAAGTGTGGCTGCCTGATGACGATTATCCGGTAATTTTGAAGCGTCAATCTGAAGGTATGTATCTGTTACAACGAGTGCGTGATGAATCACACCGTTTTGCTATTACATATCATCGTAAAACAAGACGTAAAGGAGCATTACGCTCTGCATTAGATGATATTCCAGGAATTGGTCCATCATTCCAAAAGAAACTGCTCAATCATTTTGGCTCAGTACGCGCTATGCGAGGTGCCAGTATTGAAGAGTTTATGGCTGTTCCTGGAGTGGGACGTTCTAAAGCTGAAGTGCTTTATAACTCTCTGCATACGGAACAATCTGATGATTAA
- the pyrE gene encoding orotate phosphoribosyltransferase has translation MSASTDFTQFLLDCQALKFGSFTLKSGRQSPYFINAGSFNDGQRIARLGEFYAQAIRTAQAEGKLGEFDTIFGPAYKGIPLAVTTSMALSMAQGNAVGYTFDRKEAKDHGDGGMFVGTALRDGMKVLLVDDVMTAGTAVREVLPKLKAAADVEVVGLVLSVDRMEKTKDSDQSAVQAVEEEFGFPVFAIATIHDIIDAACQLSHADGSPVITEQISEQIEDYFAQYGA, from the coding sequence GTGAGTGCATCAACTGATTTTACGCAGTTTTTACTGGACTGTCAGGCGTTGAAGTTCGGTTCTTTTACCTTAAAGTCTGGCCGCCAGTCACCTTATTTTATTAATGCAGGATCTTTTAATGACGGTCAGCGTATTGCTCGTTTAGGCGAGTTCTATGCTCAGGCAATCCGTACAGCTCAAGCTGAAGGAAAGCTGGGGGAGTTTGATACTATTTTTGGTCCAGCATATAAGGGTATCCCTTTGGCTGTAACCACTTCAATGGCTTTGAGTATGGCTCAAGGCAACGCTGTGGGTTACACTTTCGACCGTAAAGAGGCGAAAGATCATGGCGATGGTGGAATGTTCGTAGGTACTGCATTGCGCGATGGTATGAAAGTGCTTCTGGTTGATGATGTGATGACAGCAGGCACTGCAGTGCGTGAGGTTTTGCCGAAGCTGAAAGCTGCTGCAGATGTAGAGGTTGTCGGTTTAGTGCTTTCTGTGGATCGTATGGAGAAAACTAAGGATTCTGATCAGTCTGCTGTGCAGGCTGTTGAAGAGGAATTTGGTTTCCCTGTTTTTGCTATTGCAACTATTCATGACATTATTGATGCTGCATGCCAGCTGAGTCATGCTGATGGTTCACCTGTTATTACGGAACAGATCAGCGAGCAGATTGAGGACTATTTCGCTCAGTATGGGGCTTAA